A single window of Gemmatimonadaceae bacterium DNA harbors:
- a CDS encoding dienelactone hydrolase family protein encodes MRRSFLLLALAACAPGAERADSATAAVPPGVASREVAYQEGATSLKGYMAWDSSRTTPRPGVIVVHEWWGHNEHARNAARKLAEAGYVGFALDMYGDGKNTTHPDSAAAFAAAAASNIESLTARFAAAIAQLKANPGVDSTRIAAIGYCFGGAVVLGMARSSADLDAVASFHGALPPDAPIDSGSVKARILILNGAADPMVPLDQVQAFADRLTKAGASVELVNYPGVMHSFTNPRADSVGMQGLRYDSAADQQSWAALLKMLGEVFPG; translated from the coding sequence ATGCGCCGTTCATTCCTTCTCCTCGCCCTCGCGGCCTGCGCGCCAGGCGCCGAGCGCGCCGACAGCGCCACGGCCGCCGTGCCGCCGGGCGTTGCCTCGCGTGAGGTGGCATACCAGGAAGGCGCCACCTCGCTCAAGGGCTATATGGCGTGGGACTCGTCGCGCACCACGCCGCGACCGGGCGTCATCGTCGTGCACGAGTGGTGGGGCCACAACGAACACGCACGCAACGCCGCGCGAAAGCTGGCCGAAGCGGGCTATGTGGGATTTGCACTCGACATGTACGGCGACGGCAAGAACACCACGCACCCGGACTCGGCGGCGGCGTTCGCGGCCGCCGCCGCGTCGAATATCGAGTCCCTCACCGCCCGGTTTGCGGCGGCGATCGCGCAGCTCAAGGCGAATCCCGGCGTGGACTCCACGCGCATTGCGGCCATCGGCTACTGCTTTGGTGGCGCCGTGGTCCTTGGCATGGCGCGCTCCAGCGCGGATCTCGATGCCGTTGCCTCGTTTCATGGCGCGCTGCCGCCCGACGCGCCCATCGACTCCGGGTCCGTGAAGGCGCGCATTCTCATACTGAATGGAGCCGCGGACCCGATGGTGCCGCTGGATCAGGTGCAGGCCTTCGCCGACCGGCTCACCAAAGCCGGGGCCTCGGTGGAGCTGGTCAACTACCCGGGCGTCATGCACAGCTTTACCAACCCGCGCGCCGATAGCGTCGGCATGCAGGGCTTGAGGTACGACAGCGCCGCTGACCAGCAGTCATGGGCGGCCCTGCTCAAGATGCTCGGCGAAGTCTTCCCGGGCTGA
- a CDS encoding DUF1801 domain-containing protein, giving the protein MKKSAPSPDQPASAHISRRIAELDDWRGETLARVRALIKAADPDVVEEWKWANPVWSHDGIICTGESYKSTVKLTFPKGASLPDPRGLFNASLEGRVRRAIDIREGAVVDAAAFKALVRAAIVVNRQGKAQPARKSTMRA; this is encoded by the coding sequence ATGAAGAAGTCAGCGCCGAGCCCGGATCAGCCCGCATCGGCGCACATCTCCAGACGCATCGCGGAGCTCGATGACTGGAGGGGAGAGACACTCGCTCGGGTGCGAGCGCTGATCAAGGCTGCCGATCCGGACGTCGTGGAGGAATGGAAGTGGGCCAACCCGGTCTGGTCACACGATGGCATCATCTGCACCGGCGAATCGTACAAGTCGACTGTGAAGCTGACCTTCCCCAAGGGTGCCTCGCTCCCCGACCCCCGGGGCCTCTTCAACGCGAGCCTGGAAGGCCGCGTTCGCCGAGCGATCGACATTCGCGAGGGCGCGGTGGTCGACGCAGCTGCGTTCAAGGCTCTGGTTCGCGCAGCGATCGTGGTCAACAGGCAGGGCAAGGCGCAGCCCGCCAGGAAGTCCACGATGCGGGCCTGA
- a CDS encoding ABC-F family ATP-binding cassette domain-containing protein, with amino-acid sequence MTLLSLAGVGVSFGATELFKNVTFTVGEGERWGVIGRNGAGKSSIFRLITGELKPTTGSVARKPGLRHALLDQHRAFEGATTVWDAGAAAWREVIALEQRLAEQAIEMGELGDRVTEAFLEQFGHDQERFADLGGYVYHARVDAVLQGLGFDAEESKVRSVASLSGGERGRVGLAAQLIAPADLLLLDEPTNHLDLDTTTWLQEWLLEANETVIVVSHDRAFLDAIATHIVHVEGRTSEWYKGNYSQFVPQRAERRLTRERELERQRAYVKKEEEYIRRNIAGVNSFQAKGKRKRLERLPRLAPPPGDPAAMSLQFEPAERGGDQVIAIRDLRVEVPGRVLVKDFSAVLRRNDFVALVGPNGAGKSSFISTIIGDRAPAGGEARIGGSITAAWFRQDLADLPLDKSLSDAIQDKRPLWNRGQVQNCLGAFGFSGEEIFREIRTLSGGERARMALALMTLSHANLLILDEPTNHLDVENIEVLEDALDEYEGSVLLVSHDRAFLREVATRVWAFDGAHLTDFDGPFIEWEEHRARRAAPVGA; translated from the coding sequence GTGACCCTACTTTCGCTTGCCGGCGTCGGCGTTTCCTTCGGCGCCACGGAACTCTTCAAGAACGTCACGTTCACCGTCGGCGAAGGCGAACGGTGGGGCGTGATCGGCCGCAACGGCGCGGGCAAGTCGTCGATCTTCAGGCTCATCACCGGCGAACTCAAACCCACGACCGGGAGCGTCGCGCGCAAACCCGGCCTGCGGCATGCGCTGCTGGACCAGCATCGTGCGTTCGAGGGTGCGACGACGGTCTGGGATGCTGGGGCGGCCGCGTGGCGGGAGGTGATTGCACTCGAGCAGCGCCTGGCGGAACAGGCCATCGAGATGGGCGAACTCGGAGATCGAGTCACCGAGGCGTTCCTCGAGCAGTTCGGGCACGATCAGGAGCGGTTCGCGGACCTTGGCGGCTACGTCTACCACGCGCGGGTCGACGCGGTGCTCCAGGGCCTGGGCTTTGACGCCGAGGAGTCGAAGGTGCGCTCGGTGGCCTCGCTCTCTGGCGGAGAGCGCGGGCGTGTCGGCCTCGCCGCACAGCTCATCGCACCGGCCGACCTGCTCCTGCTCGACGAGCCGACGAACCACCTCGATCTGGACACGACGACGTGGCTTCAGGAGTGGCTCCTCGAGGCGAACGAAACGGTCATCGTGGTCTCGCACGACCGTGCGTTCCTCGACGCGATTGCCACGCACATCGTGCATGTGGAAGGGCGGACGAGCGAGTGGTACAAGGGGAACTACTCCCAGTTTGTCCCGCAGCGCGCCGAACGGCGCCTGACGAGAGAACGGGAGCTGGAGCGGCAACGCGCCTACGTGAAGAAGGAGGAGGAGTACATCCGTCGCAACATTGCAGGGGTGAACTCGTTCCAGGCCAAGGGCAAGCGCAAGCGACTGGAGCGGCTGCCGCGGCTCGCGCCGCCGCCGGGAGATCCGGCGGCGATGTCGCTCCAGTTCGAGCCGGCCGAACGGGGTGGCGATCAGGTGATCGCGATCCGGGATCTGCGCGTGGAAGTGCCGGGCCGAGTGCTCGTGAAGGACTTCTCGGCGGTGCTGCGCCGGAACGATTTCGTGGCACTCGTCGGGCCGAACGGCGCCGGCAAGTCCTCGTTCATCTCGACCATCATTGGCGACCGCGCGCCGGCCGGCGGCGAAGCACGGATCGGCGGGTCGATCACGGCGGCGTGGTTCCGGCAGGATCTGGCCGACCTTCCGCTCGACAAGTCACTCTCAGACGCGATCCAGGACAAGCGGCCGCTCTGGAACCGGGGCCAGGTGCAGAACTGCCTGGGCGCCTTTGGATTCAGCGGCGAGGAGATCTTTCGCGAGATCCGGACGCTCTCCGGTGGCGAGCGCGCCCGGATGGCGCTCGCCCTCATGACGCTCTCGCACGCGAACCTGCTGATCCTCGATGAGCCCACCAACCATCTCGACGTCGAGAACATCGAGGTGCTCGAGGATGCGCTCGATGAGTACGAAGGGTCGGTGTTGCTGGTGAGTCACGATCGCGCCTTTCTTCGTGAGGTGGCGACGCGCGTCTGGGCATTCGACGGTGCGCACCTGACGGACTTCGATGGGCCGTTCATCGAATGGGAAGAGCACCGCGCGCGTCGAGCGGCTCCGGTGGGCGCGTAG
- a CDS encoding PQQ-binding-like beta-propeller repeat protein, protein MHCGLWRAALLAIALAGAEGCSREGVLPPGDGGPAPARNPGDYLWSVPLVGQGLASFDDSSAFFLGRNHEVLAVDKRSGRERWRRTIGAPGGATLGFGTVVAGPNVVVTDVDLWAFDRRTGAPAWRVGLPGVVLAQSNPTAHGDTVFGGSSNGQFVAIDARTGATIWRVQPISGDTNVAYDPVYARGRVFGCLSSDWTSVLVALASATGTVLWERPLRVRRPLRTSRCLGNVAVGGGLVIVTAMDDGYVLAVDELTGTERWRAPHVVRDDLGDTRFAAVVGSIVVLGSSFGTIVGLDLATGAERWRMNTQRGSATDPLVADDSLVFITHAGGHLAAVRASTGEVAWRACGGFGTPGQCTYTAAVDTDRLYHTGFEVAYAIKK, encoded by the coding sequence ATGCACTGCGGCCTGTGGCGAGCTGCCCTGCTCGCAATCGCGCTCGCCGGCGCCGAGGGCTGCTCGCGCGAGGGTGTCCTGCCTCCCGGCGACGGAGGGCCCGCCCCGGCGCGGAACCCCGGCGACTACCTATGGTCGGTGCCACTCGTCGGCCAAGGGCTGGCTTCGTTCGACGACTCCAGCGCGTTCTTTCTGGGGCGAAACCACGAAGTCCTTGCCGTGGACAAGCGGAGCGGGCGTGAGCGCTGGCGACGCACGATCGGTGCGCCGGGGGGCGCGACCTTGGGCTTCGGGACAGTGGTCGCGGGCCCGAACGTGGTCGTCACCGATGTGGATCTGTGGGCCTTCGATCGGCGCACGGGTGCCCCCGCGTGGCGCGTGGGGCTGCCGGGGGTAGTGCTGGCCCAGTCGAATCCCACGGCGCACGGTGACACGGTGTTCGGCGGGTCCAGCAACGGCCAGTTTGTCGCGATCGACGCGAGGACCGGCGCAACGATCTGGCGGGTGCAACCGATCTCGGGAGACACTAACGTCGCCTACGACCCGGTCTATGCGCGGGGCCGGGTGTTCGGGTGTCTGTCGAGCGACTGGACCAGTGTGCTGGTTGCCCTCGCCAGCGCCACGGGCACAGTGCTTTGGGAACGCCCACTGCGCGTTCGTCGGCCGCTCCGCACCTCGCGATGCCTCGGGAACGTGGCGGTCGGCGGTGGTCTGGTGATCGTGACGGCGATGGACGACGGCTACGTCCTCGCCGTGGACGAGCTCACCGGGACGGAGCGGTGGCGTGCACCACACGTCGTGCGCGATGATCTTGGCGACACGAGGTTTGCCGCGGTGGTGGGCTCCATCGTGGTGCTGGGCTCATCGTTCGGAACGATCGTCGGGCTGGATCTCGCAACCGGTGCCGAGCGGTGGCGTATGAATACGCAGCGAGGCTCAGCCACCGATCCGCTGGTGGCCGACGACAGCTTGGTCTTCATTACACATGCGGGCGGGCACTTGGCCGCAGTGCGCGCGTCAACGGGCGAAGTCGCCTGGCGAGCCTGCGGGGGCTTCGGCACTCCGGGGCAGTGCACCTACACGGCGGCCGTGGACACCGACCGCCTGTATCACACGGGGTTCGAGGTCGCCTACGCCATCAAGAAGTAG
- a CDS encoding glycosyl hydrolase, which translates to MFISRPLLLAPLAAAVVAVPTTRLADSSAPVPLVALAPHVHDHLRDDVPLALDSALLAGYRWRNIGPDRGGRSIAASGVKGRRNEAYFGAVGGGLWKTTDGGDTWAPVTDGQIRSASVGAVAVSETNPDVVYIGMGETCIRGNIMPGDGVYKSSDAGKTWTHVGFRESQAIAKIRIHPTNPEIVFVASFGKYSVPSEERGVFKSTDGGRSWRRVLFRDGKAGAIDLSIDRTNPNVMYASLWEAYRKEYQMSSGGPSSGLFKSTDGGESWTEITRNPGMPTGLVGRIGVAVSPVNPNRVFALVENEKGGLFRSEDAGATWALINSDRNIRQRAFYYTHVTADTKNADVVWLQNVSQYRSTDGGKTLVNTGNGTHGDFHDMWIDPDDATHLVIGNDGGGAITTNTGGRWSDQDFPTAQWYHAITTAHVPYHVCGSQQDNSTLCIPFNWNAAAFGLGTGGRRGGGGGAGGPARDITSGGMAVSYQAGGGEPGYIAPDPRDPDLFYSGTNNGAYVDKFNRRLNTSREVNPYPWFYSGEPSKEIKERWQWTFPIIFSKADPSLLFVSSQRLWGTRDGGKTWMKLSGDLTRHAPETQEKSGGPITGDMNGPEVYGVIFSVGPGKKDANLIWTGSDDGLVHVTRDFGKTWRNVTPPDMPDFGRVSQIDASVFSPGTANISVRKPLLNDLRPYIFRTTDFGRTWTKIVNGIREDAYVHAVREDPTRRGLLYAATQHGVYISYDDGANWSELNPGLPDVPVADLIVEGNELVIATHGRSFWVLDNIAPLRQYEPAVLAKDAHMFTPPPAVRSGPGAVLSWWLKAPAKRAVLEIMDSTGAVLRSWENDTTPPRRDSTNAPQGGGRFGAPPPLSNVAGMNRLAWDGRSASASSFPGMILWGAGTNGPALPPGRYTARLTADAHTVSAPLVVRRNPWLTDVTDADLRAQYLFGRQVRDKVTEANNAVIAIRRVKSQLDDRLKKSDDAALKAKGETLRTNSSQVEENVYQVRNQSGQDPLNFPIKVNNRLANLLSMSERGDGRPTTYMPEIFGILETELKGYTTRLAEVWRVDLAAVNAELARLRLPRIDPACARSEGCNLM; encoded by the coding sequence ATGTTCATCTCGCGTCCGCTGCTCCTCGCTCCCCTGGCCGCGGCCGTGGTGGCCGTGCCCACCACGCGGCTTGCCGACTCGAGTGCGCCAGTGCCGCTCGTTGCCCTGGCGCCGCACGTGCACGACCACCTCCGCGACGACGTTCCACTCGCGCTCGACTCCGCGCTCCTCGCCGGGTACCGCTGGCGCAACATCGGCCCCGACCGTGGCGGCCGCTCCATTGCCGCCTCGGGCGTGAAGGGCCGACGGAACGAAGCGTACTTTGGCGCGGTCGGCGGCGGCCTGTGGAAGACGACCGACGGCGGCGACACATGGGCGCCCGTCACCGACGGCCAGATCCGCAGCGCGTCGGTGGGCGCCGTGGCCGTCAGCGAGACCAACCCCGACGTGGTCTACATCGGGATGGGCGAGACGTGTATCCGCGGCAACATCATGCCGGGCGATGGCGTGTACAAGAGCTCCGATGCCGGCAAGACGTGGACGCACGTGGGCTTTCGCGAGTCGCAGGCCATCGCAAAGATCCGCATCCATCCCACGAATCCCGAGATCGTGTTCGTCGCCTCGTTCGGCAAGTACAGCGTGCCAAGCGAGGAGCGCGGCGTCTTCAAGAGCACCGACGGCGGTCGGTCGTGGCGCCGAGTGTTGTTCCGTGACGGCAAGGCCGGGGCGATCGACCTGTCGATCGACCGCACCAACCCCAACGTGATGTATGCGTCGCTCTGGGAGGCGTACCGGAAGGAATACCAGATGTCGAGCGGCGGTCCGTCGAGTGGGCTGTTCAAGTCCACTGACGGTGGCGAGAGTTGGACCGAGATCACGCGCAACCCGGGCATGCCGACGGGCCTCGTGGGACGCATCGGTGTCGCCGTGTCGCCGGTGAACCCGAACCGCGTGTTCGCACTCGTTGAGAACGAGAAGGGCGGCCTGTTCCGCAGTGAAGACGCGGGCGCTACGTGGGCGCTCATCAACAGCGATCGCAACATCCGGCAACGGGCGTTCTACTACACGCACGTCACCGCCGACACGAAGAACGCCGACGTAGTATGGTTGCAGAACGTGAGCCAGTATCGATCGACCGACGGTGGCAAGACGCTCGTGAATACGGGCAACGGCACGCACGGCGACTTCCACGACATGTGGATCGATCCGGACGACGCTACGCACCTCGTGATCGGCAACGACGGCGGCGGCGCCATCACGACGAACACGGGCGGGCGGTGGTCCGACCAGGACTTCCCCACTGCGCAGTGGTACCACGCGATCACCACGGCCCACGTGCCGTATCACGTGTGCGGTTCCCAGCAGGACAACAGCACGCTGTGTATTCCGTTCAACTGGAACGCCGCCGCGTTCGGTCTGGGAACCGGCGGTCGGCGCGGCGGTGGCGGCGGCGCCGGAGGACCGGCGCGCGATATCACCTCGGGCGGTATGGCCGTGTCCTATCAGGCAGGTGGTGGCGAGCCGGGGTACATCGCCCCGGACCCCCGCGATCCCGACCTGTTCTACTCGGGCACGAACAACGGCGCGTACGTCGACAAGTTCAATCGAAGGCTCAATACGTCGCGGGAAGTGAATCCCTATCCATGGTTCTACTCTGGCGAGCCCTCGAAGGAGATCAAGGAGCGCTGGCAGTGGACGTTCCCGATCATCTTCTCCAAGGCCGACCCTTCGCTCCTGTTCGTGTCGTCGCAGCGCCTGTGGGGCACGCGTGACGGCGGCAAGACGTGGATGAAGCTCTCCGGCGACCTCACGCGCCACGCGCCGGAGACGCAGGAGAAGTCCGGCGGCCCGATCACCGGCGATATGAACGGCCCCGAGGTGTACGGCGTGATCTTCTCCGTGGGCCCCGGCAAGAAGGACGCGAACCTCATCTGGACGGGCTCAGACGACGGCCTGGTGCACGTGACGCGCGACTTCGGGAAGACGTGGCGCAACGTGACGCCGCCCGACATGCCCGACTTCGGCCGCGTGAGCCAGATCGATGCGTCGGTGTTCTCGCCGGGCACGGCGAACATCTCGGTGCGCAAGCCACTGCTCAACGATCTGCGCCCATACATCTTCAGGACCACGGACTTCGGGCGCACGTGGACGAAGATCGTGAACGGCATCCGCGAGGACGCCTATGTTCACGCGGTCCGCGAAGACCCGACGCGTCGCGGCCTGCTGTACGCCGCCACGCAACACGGCGTCTACATCTCGTATGACGACGGAGCGAACTGGAGTGAACTCAACCCGGGACTACCCGACGTTCCCGTGGCCGACCTCATCGTCGAAGGCAACGAGCTGGTCATCGCCACGCACGGTCGCAGCTTCTGGGTGCTCGACAACATCGCCCCGCTGCGTCAATACGAGCCCGCGGTGCTGGCGAAGGACGCACACATGTTCACGCCACCGCCGGCGGTGCGCTCGGGCCCGGGTGCCGTGTTGAGCTGGTGGCTCAAGGCGCCGGCAAAGCGCGCCGTGCTCGAGATCATGGATTCCACCGGCGCCGTGCTGCGATCCTGGGAGAATGACACGACGCCACCGCGTCGCGACTCAACCAACGCGCCGCAAGGCGGTGGTCGCTTTGGCGCACCGCCTCCGCTCTCCAACGTGGCAGGCATGAACCGTTTGGCCTGGGACGGACGCTCGGCGAGCGCCAGCAGCTTTCCGGGAATGATCCTCTGGGGCGCGGGCACCAACGGCCCGGCGTTGCCTCCCGGACGCTATACCGCGCGCCTCACCGCCGACGCGCACACGGTGAGCGCTCCCCTCGTGGTGCGCCGCAATCCGTGGCTCACCGACGTCACCGACGCCGACTTGCGCGCGCAGTACCTGTTTGGCCGTCAGGTGCGCGACAAGGTGACCGAGGCGAACAACGCAGTCATCGCCATTCGCCGCGTGAAGTCACAGCTCGACGATCGCCTGAAGAAGTCCGATGACGCGGCCCTGAAAGCGAAGGGAGAGACGCTGCGGACAAATTCCTCGCAAGTGGAGGAGAACGTGTACCAGGTGCGCAACCAGAGCGGCCAGGATCCGCTCAACTTCCCGATCAAGGTGAACAACCGGCTCGCGAACCTGCTGTCGATGTCGGAGCGCGGTGACGGGCGGCCCACCACCTACATGCCGGAGATCTTTGGGATTCTCGAGACCGAACTCAAGGGCTACACGACACGCCTGGCCGAGGTGTGGCGGGTGGATCTGGCCGCGGTGAACGCGGAACTGGCTCGGCTCCGTCTCCCGCGGATCGATCCGGCCTGCGCCAGGAGCGAGGGGTGCAATTTGATGTAG
- a CDS encoding DEAD/DEAH box helicase family protein, with translation MTITDHQAKYLAHELTRRFPSGSDARLAGALVDAQVDLNPHQVDAALFAFNSPLSKGALLADEVGLGKTIEAGLVILQRWAERKRRILVVTPANLRKQWHQELTEKFALPCRILDAKSFNDAVKLARPPFDDPTHVLICSYQFARSKETDVSRTPWDLAVFDEAHRLRNVYKPSNVIANSLKRALGRTHKLLLTATPLQNSILELYGLVTFIDEHAFGDVNSFREQFASLGDDRRFRSLKTRLAPLCHRTLRRQVTQYIAYTQRRPILQPFSPEESEDRLYHLVSEYLQRDNLQALPKGQRSLLTLVLRKLLASSTFAIAGALQTIVDRLKQQVGDDAAGDGLTETLDRDYEALDETEEEWGEDEGRAPLPPDVRAAIAQEIADLEAFATLARGIEHNAKGKALLTALDIAFAQLRELGARDKAIIFTESRRTQDYLQRVLADAGYGEDVVLFNGSNTDDRSRAIYAAWLAQHEGTDKVTGAKAADMRSALVDWFREQGRIMIATEAGAEGINLQFCSLVVNYDLPWNPQRIEQRIGRCHRYGQKHDVVVVNFLNSKNAADQRVYELLDEKFRLFDGIFGASDEVLGAIESGVEFEKRIAAIYQTCRHPEEIRKAFDSLQLELSLEITEAMTDTRRKLLEHFDEEVRERLRMRNESSVAQRDRFEDMLMTLTRHELGERATHLGDGVFDLEDAPSGSISAGRYELPRRSGEAHLYRLGSPLAEWVVEQAKARELYPAAAISFRYDPRQGRISAVEGMVGKSGWLLASLLSVESLDRAEDHMMFAARVDDGTRLDVDALGRMLRLDASVSGPCDIPPDVAAALSADEARRQADVQLDISTRNAQFLDAESTKLDDWADDLKLGLEREIKELERQIKEVRKGATAALTLEDKLAARKRVQAIESSRNEKRKRLFEAQDEIEQRRDALLADVEARLDQSSRLERLFTIRWTVTA, from the coding sequence ATGACCATCACCGATCACCAGGCCAAGTACCTCGCTCATGAACTGACGCGGCGCTTCCCGTCGGGGAGTGACGCCCGCCTGGCCGGTGCGCTGGTGGATGCGCAGGTCGACCTCAATCCGCATCAGGTCGACGCCGCCCTCTTCGCGTTCAACTCTCCCCTCTCCAAGGGCGCTCTCCTCGCCGACGAAGTCGGGCTGGGCAAGACCATCGAAGCTGGCCTCGTGATCCTGCAGCGCTGGGCCGAACGCAAGCGGCGCATTCTGGTGGTGACACCGGCCAATCTCCGGAAGCAATGGCATCAGGAGCTGACCGAGAAGTTCGCGCTGCCCTGCCGCATCCTCGACGCAAAGTCCTTCAACGATGCGGTGAAGCTCGCCCGCCCACCCTTCGACGACCCCACGCACGTTCTCATCTGCTCGTACCAGTTCGCGCGCAGCAAAGAAACCGACGTCAGCCGGACGCCGTGGGACCTGGCGGTGTTCGACGAAGCACATCGCCTCCGCAACGTCTACAAGCCGTCCAACGTCATCGCCAACTCCCTCAAGCGCGCACTCGGCCGCACGCACAAGCTGCTCCTGACGGCGACGCCACTCCAGAACTCGATCCTCGAACTCTACGGACTCGTCACGTTCATCGACGAGCATGCCTTCGGCGACGTGAACTCCTTTCGCGAACAGTTCGCGTCACTCGGCGACGATCGACGATTTCGGTCGCTCAAGACACGTCTTGCCCCGCTCTGTCATCGCACGCTGCGGCGCCAGGTCACGCAGTACATCGCCTACACGCAGCGGCGCCCCATCCTGCAGCCGTTTTCGCCCGAAGAGAGTGAAGACCGGCTCTACCACCTGGTGTCGGAGTATCTGCAGCGCGACAACCTCCAGGCCCTGCCAAAGGGCCAGCGCTCCCTGCTCACGCTCGTCCTGCGCAAGCTGCTCGCGTCATCCACATTCGCGATCGCCGGCGCTCTGCAGACGATCGTCGATCGGTTGAAGCAGCAGGTCGGTGACGATGCCGCCGGCGACGGACTTACCGAGACACTGGATCGGGACTACGAAGCGCTCGATGAGACCGAGGAGGAGTGGGGTGAAGACGAGGGACGCGCTCCACTGCCGCCCGACGTACGCGCCGCCATCGCGCAGGAAATTGCCGATCTCGAGGCCTTCGCGACCCTGGCCCGCGGCATCGAGCACAACGCCAAGGGCAAGGCGCTCCTCACGGCGCTCGATATCGCCTTCGCGCAACTGCGCGAACTCGGAGCACGCGACAAGGCGATCATCTTCACCGAGTCGCGACGCACGCAGGACTACCTGCAGCGTGTACTCGCCGACGCCGGGTACGGCGAAGACGTCGTGCTGTTCAATGGATCCAACACGGACGATCGCTCCAGGGCGATCTATGCGGCATGGCTCGCGCAGCACGAGGGTACCGACAAGGTCACCGGAGCCAAGGCCGCCGACATGCGCTCTGCGCTCGTCGACTGGTTTCGCGAGCAGGGCCGCATCATGATTGCCACCGAAGCCGGCGCCGAAGGCATCAACCTGCAGTTCTGCTCCCTGGTGGTGAACTACGACCTGCCATGGAACCCGCAACGCATCGAGCAGCGCATCGGTCGCTGCCACCGCTATGGGCAGAAGCACGATGTGGTCGTGGTGAACTTCCTCAACAGCAAGAATGCCGCCGACCAACGGGTGTACGAACTGCTCGACGAGAAGTTCAGGTTGTTCGATGGCATCTTCGGCGCCAGCGACGAGGTGCTGGGCGCGATCGAATCCGGTGTGGAGTTCGAGAAGCGCATCGCCGCGATCTATCAGACATGCCGGCACCCGGAGGAGATCCGGAAGGCATTTGATTCCTTGCAACTGGAGCTGAGCCTCGAGATCACCGAGGCCATGACCGACACGCGGCGCAAGCTGCTCGAACACTTCGACGAGGAGGTGCGCGAGCGACTCAGGATGCGCAACGAGTCATCTGTGGCCCAGCGGGATCGGTTCGAGGACATGCTGATGACACTCACCCGCCACGAACTGGGCGAGCGCGCGACGCATCTCGGCGATGGCGTGTTCGACCTCGAAGATGCGCCGAGCGGCTCGATTTCCGCGGGGCGCTACGAGCTCCCGCGGCGATCGGGTGAGGCGCACCTGTATCGGCTCGGGTCTCCCCTCGCCGAGTGGGTGGTGGAGCAGGCAAAGGCGCGCGAGCTGTACCCGGCGGCGGCGATTTCCTTTCGCTATGATCCGCGACAGGGACGCATCTCGGCGGTCGAGGGGATGGTAGGGAAGTCCGGTTGGCTCCTGGCGTCGCTGCTGTCGGTGGAGTCGCTCGATCGAGCCGAGGACCACATGATGTTCGCGGCGCGCGTCGATGACGGTACGCGGCTGGACGTCGACGCGCTCGGGCGTATGCTTCGCCTTGATGCGAGTGTCAGTGGCCCATGTGACATTCCACCTGACGTGGCAGCGGCGCTCAGTGCGGACGAGGCTCGGCGACAGGCCGACGTGCAGCTGGACATTTCCACGCGGAACGCGCAGTTCCTCGACGCCGAGTCGACCAAGCTCGATGACTGGGCCGATGACCTCAAGCTCGGGCTGGAGCGGGAGATCAAGGAGCTGGAGCGGCAGATCAAGGAGGTGCGGAAGGGGGCGACGGCGGCCCTCACGCTCGAGGACAAGCTGGCGGCACGCAAACGCGTGCAGGCCATCGAGTCGTCGCGCAACGAGAAGCGCAAGCGGTTGTTCGAGGCGCAGGACGAAATCGAGCAGCGCCGCGATGCGTTGTTGGCCGATGTGGAGGCGAGGCTCGACCAGTCGTCGCGCCTCGAGCGGTTGTTCACGATTCGATGGACGGTGACGGCATGA